The DNA region GTTGTTGAAGGGGATTTATGATTTGGGGATGTTGGTTTGTTTTGCGGGgaaggatgggaagaaaGATAGgggtggggaggaggaagggtaGGCTTGAGGGTGCGTCGATAGAGGAGTGGTATCATTTCGGCAGAATGGAGTTGACCGTTGGGTATTGTCAGTCTGGGTATGTATGAATGAAGGGAGTGGCAGCGGAGGACAGAGATAGACAGACTGTATATATATCAGAGCTTTAGATCTATTTCAAAATCAATTTGTGTATGTCAATCCACAGTACCAATTTTAAATGCAACATCCATAACATCATTATCATAACCATGTCCAGAGTGTCAAAATTACCCATCCCTCTCAGCCTCCGGCTGACTCTGCCCACTCGACAACCTCGGATTCATCATCGCGCACGCAAACCCGATCATCGGCACGCACAAACAAGCTCCCGCAACACAAAGCACACTCTCCACATGTCCATAGCTATCGATAATAGCAGACCGTATTTCCGTGCCAACAGGGTAGCTCGGAACAACCTCGAACGGAGAGTTGTATATCTCCCGTGCAAGTGTCGTGtttgattgaaaactcaagTTCGATTCGAGTGTTGGAAGGAGATTCTCGGACCATATTACCCCTGAAAGACAAGTTCCTAGTGCATTCCCAATATTGAAGGACGCGAGGTAAAGACCCGTCAATGCGGAGACGTGTTTGTGGCTCGTTGTCGCTTGGATAGAAGCTTGTGTTGGGTACGCGCAGAAACCCGCTGCAAGACCCAATAGGATCTGTGCGCTGAGCATTCCGGTTGCTGCGCTTTGGGACGTACCGCTGTTGAATTTTATCAGGAGGATGAAAGAGATCAGGAAAAGGACTGTTCCCGTGACGATGAAGGATTTCAGTCTTCGCACGCGGAAGATAACCACGCCGATGATTAAGCCGCTGATGACGCcgaagaaggtgaagaatgAGGAGACTTGCGTTGACAGCGAGACGGAGAAGTCGAATGCGACAATGAGTACTGTGTAGAGGTAATTCCCCTGCACGGCCCAGGCGATGTTGAGGAGACAGCGTACGGCGAGAGCGGTTCCCACGCCGCGGTCTTTAAGAAGGTAGCCTGGGATGAAGGGGTTTTTGGCGCCGTATGTTTCCCAGTAGATAAAGGCGGGTATGCATAAGCAGCCAAGGATTAATGGAGTGATAATGCTGGGGCTGCGCCATTGAGAGAGTTGGCCCTCTGCTAGGGTGAGGGGTGTCAGGATGAGGATCAATACGGCCATCATGATGCTTATACCGATGATATCCAGCTGGTGATAGATCTCGACGGCTTTTACACGGAGTGTCGACTGGAGAGTTTCATCATGGCTATCACCGCTGGTCTTGCCATAAAGACTCGTCCTGTATAGCCCAACCAGCAATGGAGTCGCAGAAACGGCATATACAGGTGCCCACATGCCAATACCCCAGCGCCAgtccgttattttcaacgtTGCAGAAGCAAGACTCCCACTGATCCAGGTGTTGAACAGAAACGGTAGCGCGGGAACATAACTGAAGAAGACACGGGAACGCATAGACGTGATATCGGCAATGATTACTTCAACCAGCAAAATGATACATGTATATCCTGTCTGGTATAGTGTCGCTCCAGCAATGAATGCTTGAATTGAGCACGCTGTGCTCTCAATAACAGTTCCGATAATATAGAATACAACCGACACCGCTATAAGCTCGAACCGGCCAAAAACATCAGCCAATTTGGCAGCAGGGGGGTAAACAGCAGCCGCGATGACGCTCCTCAGTACATTTATCGTCGATAGGAGCGTGTGTACGCCGAAACTCGATGCTGCATAGGACTGATACGTTGACCGCAAGAGACCATCCAGACCATAAGACCAgccgatgatgaggatacccgtcaatatatatccctgtTCCATCGCGGAGAGTCTCGAGGAAAAAGATTCGATACGGGCAACACCTGGTGCGCTGGCACCAAGTAGATTTGCGTTGCTCTCTGGTTCGTAGTGCTGGTCATGATACCTGCTTGAGTCCACTCCGTGCTCAATCAAGGGTGTGGTCTCGGATAATCCCACATGTTGTCCCAGTGTTTCTGGTCCTCTCTTATCTGGTGAAGTCTCCATCCCGTAGCTGTGGATAAATCCAGTCGTACCAATACCCGCAAGAAACACTTCCCTTACGGAGAAACAGGCGGTATTTGTAGGAAAAAGAGCGGCAATTCGGAAAACAAGGGAGTATGCGACCCACACCATGTCAGGTGGGGGATCAGATAAGATGACTCGGCTATGCGGAAGGGGTTTCCCGACTGGTACAGGGTCAAGTGGGCCATGATGCTGTCTTGCGTCGAAAAAAACCTCGTGTTTGATTACAGGCAGTGTGCTCCATGCTCTTCAGCGATAAATATGAACATTGAACAGGATTAGACATGCACATCACTACTAGTATTAAAATTAAGCATTATAAGCATTATGCTTTTTAAGAAAAAAAGTACCAGCAAGAGATCAGATAGTCCATTGGTCTATCACAGCATCGTTGGTCTAGTGGTAGAATTCGTCGttgccatcgacgaggccCGTGTTCGATTCACGGACGATGcactctctttttttcttttctttttttttttgcctctCTCCTTTCTCCCCGCACCCTTCAAACTACACAAATTGTAATCTACATGCTTTGACTCCCTTTTTACCTTCCATTAAGTCATCGGAACGAACCAAATATGAAAATCAACTCATGGTTAACAAGTGTATTCTGTACGCACAGATCCGCATCGGATCTCAAAGAGATCGCCGGGACACGTGGGTACAGGACGTCATCAGCTGAACTCGATCTCCCTCTTCCGTTTCTcccccttctctttcttgattTACATCTTTTGAAATACTGAGAGCATTATTACAACGGTCATGATGGACTCCCTCAGCCTGTACATGCTCACCTTCAACTGCGCGCGAACCCCCGTCGACATAGATCTATTCGCATCGCATTTCTTCGACGCTCTACCCCACACCGACACTTCAGCCGACGAGCCCCTCACACCCCCCGAATTGATCGTGCTCTGCCTCCAAGAAATCGCTCCTATTGCCTATGCCTTCCTCGGAGGCTCATACCTTGATACTTACTTTAATTCTTTCCGACGTGTGATCGATCAAGCGGTGTCGAAACGATGGGACGGTACGACCTATGATGTTCTTGTGAGGGACAATTCGGGTATGACGGGGCTGCTCGTTTTTGCTCGCTCGGATATTGTCGATAAGGTGTCATGGATTGATTCTGCCCGTGTTGGGTTTGGGTTCCAACAGATGGGGAACAAAGGTGCGGTTGGTGCGCGGCTGGGATACTCTGCGAATGGGCAGCCTGGAAATACGGTGGATTTGACTTTCGTTGCGGCACATTTGGCTCCAATGGAATGGGCCTGGGAGCAAAGGAACCGGGATTGGAGAAGTATTGTCGAACgtttggtct from Aspergillus chevalieri M1 DNA, chromosome 2, nearly complete sequence includes:
- a CDS encoding uncharacterized protein (COG:G;~EggNog:ENOG410QE2X;~InterPro:IPR011701,IPR036259;~TransMembrane:14 (i72-91o103-127i139-164o170-189i196-217o229-248i280-302o314-334i355-380o392-410i417-438o444-464i485-505o557-580i);~go_function: GO:0022857 - transmembrane transporter activity [Evidence IEA];~go_process: GO:0055085 - transmembrane transport [Evidence IEA]), producing the protein METSPDKRGPETLGQHVGLSETTPLIEHGVDSSRYHDQHYEPESNANLLGASAPGVARIESFSSRLSAMEQGYILTGILIIGWSYGLDGLLRSTYQSYAASSFGVHTLLSTINVLRSVIAAAVYPPAAKLADVFGRFELIAVSVVFYIIGTVIESTACSIQAFIAGATLYQTGYTCIILLVEVIIADITSMRSRVFFSYVPALPFLFNTWISGSLASATLKITDWRWGIGMWAPVYAVSATPLLVGLYRTSLYGKTSGDSHDETLQSTLRVKAVEIYHQLDIIGISIMMAVLILILTPLTLAEGQLSQWRSPSIITPLILGCLCIPAFIYWETYGAKNPFIPGYLLKDRGVGTALAVRCLLNIAWAVQGNYLYTVLIVAFDFSVSLSTQVSSFFTFFGVISGLIIGVVIFRVRRLKSFIVTGTVLFLISFILLIKFNSGTSQSAATGMLSAQILLGLAAGFCAYPTQASIQATTSHKHVSALTGLYLASFNIGNALGTCLSGVIWSENLLPTLESNLSFQSNTTLAREIYNSPFEVVPSYPVGTEIRSAIIDSYGHVESVLCVAGACLCVPMIGFACAMMNPRLSSGQSQPEAERDG